The proteins below are encoded in one region of Ferroplasma acidiphilum:
- a CDS encoding DJ-1/PfpI family protein, with amino-acid sequence MAKILILTGDAGESLEVMYPLQRMKEEGFDMDLAAPEKKKIQLVVHDFEDGFDTYTEKLGYKVQADIAFKDVDPSQYDALIIPGGRAPEYIRNDKDFIRIVQYFFEKNAPVAELCHAPLGLAAAGVLHGRKTAAYPALAPDVTIAGGTFVDAAVVVDGNLISSRAWPDHPQWMREFIKLLHERDIK; translated from the coding sequence ATGGCAAAAATATTAATTCTAACAGGGGACGCAGGTGAATCACTGGAAGTTATGTACCCATTGCAAAGAATGAAGGAAGAAGGATTCGATATGGATCTGGCTGCACCGGAAAAGAAGAAAATCCAGCTGGTTGTACATGATTTTGAAGATGGTTTTGATACATATACTGAAAAGTTAGGTTATAAGGTTCAGGCAGACATTGCGTTTAAGGATGTTGACCCATCCCAATATGATGCACTTATAATACCTGGCGGGAGGGCACCTGAATATATAAGGAATGATAAAGATTTTATCAGAATTGTACAATATTTCTTTGAAAAGAATGCACCGGTTGCTGAACTTTGCCATGCACCATTGGGATTAGCTGCAGCAGGTGTTTTGCATGGGAGAAAAACGGCCGCATATCCTGCACTTGCTCCAGACGTAACAATAGCAGGCGGGACGTTCGTAGATGCTGCCGTGGTAGTTGATGGGAATCTAATCTCTTCAAGGGCATGGCCTGATCACCCACAATGGATGAGGGAGTTTATAAAATTATTGCATGAAAGAGATATAAAATAA
- a CDS encoding NAD(P)/FAD-dependent oxidoreductase produces MAKQIYVLGGGLSGIYAKLTNPDAMLIDRDDHITISTRLITLIGGMENSYAYKPRNIDLKENVKDINFENREIVTDNGKHEYSKLIIALGHSFNVNNIKGSTNIAKLETIDDAVNIRKRLQTSKNVAIIGGGYLGVEIASLINGKKVTIIDPHDRLLNHSSPEASEYVNNMLLARNVNITKGTKVMEVTGKSVITDNEEITSDLTIYAGGIYGNSIISGLPIKTKNSKILVNSKMRSLSYDDVFACGDSMAIDGKSFPATAFTGRKSAVVAMKNAMGNDIEFKYENNGNILNIDNNYIFVKKNGYRKSFMVNLIKKYVNGKTDKSLNKLARLKS; encoded by the coding sequence ATGGCTAAACAAATATATGTTCTCGGTGGAGGATTGTCCGGAATTTATGCTAAACTTACAAATCCCGATGCCATGTTAATTGATAGGGATGACCATATTACAATATCAACAAGATTAATCACCCTAATAGGCGGTATGGAGAATTCCTATGCATACAAGCCGAGAAATATTGATCTGAAAGAAAATGTTAAGGATATAAATTTTGAAAACAGGGAAATTGTTACTGATAATGGAAAGCACGAATATTCAAAGTTAATAATTGCACTCGGGCACAGCTTTAACGTTAACAATATCAAAGGTTCAACCAACATAGCCAAACTTGAAACTATAGATGACGCCGTTAATATACGTAAAAGATTGCAAACTTCAAAAAACGTTGCAATCATAGGCGGCGGATACCTTGGTGTCGAGATTGCATCACTGATAAATGGAAAAAAAGTTACAATAATAGACCCGCATGACAGGTTGCTGAACCATTCATCTCCTGAAGCTTCAGAGTATGTTAATAATATGTTGCTGGCAAGGAATGTAAATATAACGAAAGGTACAAAGGTTATGGAAGTGACAGGGAAATCTGTAATCACAGATAACGAAGAAATAACATCAGATTTAACAATATATGCAGGTGGAATTTATGGCAATTCAATAATTTCAGGTTTGCCAATAAAAACTAAAAATTCAAAGATTCTCGTTAACAGCAAAATGCGATCACTATCATATGATGACGTATTTGCCTGTGGCGATTCAATGGCCATAGATGGGAAATCATTTCCCGCAACGGCATTCACTGGAAGAAAATCGGCGGTTGTAGCCATGAAAAATGCTATGGGGAATGATATAGAATTTAAATATGAAAATAACGGAAATATATTGAATATAGACAATAATTACATATTTGTTAAGAAAAATGGATACAGGAAAAGTTTCATGGTTAACCTGATAAAAAAATATGTCAATGGGAAAACAGACAAATCCTTAAATAAACTTGCCAGGTTAAAATCCTGA
- a CDS encoding nucleotidyltransferase family protein, which translates to MDKIAAIVLASGKAMRFKSNKLLYEVNSKPIIYYAIDNVARSNFQQRIIVLRSPEISDYSERFGYKVVWNKDYENGMSSSIIHGIENVSPDIEAAMIIPGDMPLLDSNTFNGLIEHFKSSGKGISGFEYNGTIISPVIFARKYFSELKELGGDKGAKSIIVKHYGDFSHMIISGDLLIDIDTMDDALKFKNLIKHKN; encoded by the coding sequence ATGGATAAAATTGCAGCTATTGTTCTGGCGTCAGGCAAAGCCATGAGATTTAAATCAAATAAACTTCTATATGAGGTAAACTCAAAACCCATTATATATTATGCGATAGATAATGTTGCAAGGTCTAATTTCCAGCAGCGCATTATAGTATTGAGGAGCCCAGAAATATCAGATTATTCAGAGCGATTTGGGTATAAAGTTGTGTGGAACAAAGATTACGAAAATGGCATGTCATCTTCAATTATACATGGAATTGAAAATGTTTCTCCTGACATTGAGGCAGCTATGATTATCCCTGGAGATATGCCACTACTCGATAGTAACACATTTAATGGATTAATAGAGCATTTTAAATCCTCAGGTAAGGGCATATCTGGATTTGAATATAATGGAACTATAATCAGCCCTGTAATATTTGCCAGAAAATATTTCAGTGAACTTAAGGAACTCGGTGGAGACAAAGGTGCAAAATCAATCATTGTGAAACATTACGGTGATTTTTCTCATATGATAATTTCTGGAGACCTGCTTATTGATATAGACACCATGGATGACGCGTTAAAATTTAAAAACTTAATAAAACATAAAAATTAA
- a CDS encoding MFS transporter: protein MLTSDLYRHNRNAYARYLISRNIARFSNTAYYIYFMWEIIANYHSVLLVSLIPGFSFLGYLIIAIPEGSIIDRYDRHLIYIGINILMVLTYSILFFGRSLFIIYAVDFLSSTFMWVVSDDFRALTKEIMPADHMAKAQSADQLSSGIFTLAGIILGGAFIFMRYSTVYVALIGISIFALAIIFVPRTIKVSHRSIVKNGFRSTVKIMKNILPFLLLTLLLNGMFVAIDVFASGLINIIMHASSIYYTFFIAGFPAGMLAGGLISMHGFYRPYQRNKRMMAFYIFMTGVIFILISFNRLPVMDGILTFLSGVILAFINVYIETMIINSIPSSITGKFNALTAMFSVSSSPVMAFVFGELSRFLYFPYIITVVGVIMLLSSFTVIKIMEGFNSAMEKIEKENPELF, encoded by the coding sequence ATGTTAACATCAGACTTATACAGGCATAACAGGAATGCCTATGCCAGATACCTTATTTCAAGGAATATAGCGAGATTCTCCAACACAGCATATTATATATATTTCATGTGGGAAATAATTGCAAACTACCATTCTGTATTGCTTGTAAGCCTTATTCCCGGGTTTTCATTTCTCGGTTATCTTATTATAGCTATTCCGGAGGGAAGCATAATTGACAGGTACGACAGGCACCTGATTTATATTGGCATAAATATATTGATGGTTTTAACTTACTCTATCCTCTTCTTCGGGCGTAGCCTGTTTATTATATATGCAGTAGATTTTCTGTCCTCAACATTTATGTGGGTTGTCTCCGATGATTTCAGGGCATTGACCAAGGAGATCATGCCAGCTGACCATATGGCAAAAGCCCAGTCTGCAGACCAGTTAAGTTCAGGAATATTCACCCTTGCAGGGATAATTCTCGGTGGTGCCTTCATTTTTATGAGATATTCAACGGTGTATGTTGCCCTGATAGGCATCTCTATTTTCGCCCTTGCAATTATTTTTGTTCCCCGAACTATAAAAGTTTCCCACAGGAGCATCGTTAAGAATGGATTCAGGAGTACTGTAAAGATAATGAAAAATATACTTCCATTTCTTTTGCTTACCTTGCTATTAAATGGCATGTTTGTTGCTATAGACGTGTTTGCCTCCGGGCTCATAAACATAATAATGCATGCATCATCCATCTATTACACATTTTTTATAGCTGGCTTCCCTGCGGGTATGCTTGCAGGCGGGCTTATTTCCATGCATGGTTTTTACCGTCCATATCAGAGAAATAAACGAATGATGGCATTTTACATATTTATGACGGGTGTCATATTTATCCTGATATCTTTTAACAGGCTCCCGGTGATGGATGGAATACTGACATTTCTTTCCGGGGTTATACTGGCATTTATCAATGTTTATATTGAGACTATGATAATAAATTCCATACCGAGCAGCATTACCGGGAAATTTAACGCACTTACCGCAATGTTTTCTGTAAGTTCGTCTCCTGTAATGGCATTCGTATTTGGAGAGCTTTCAAGATTTCTTTATTTTCCCTACATAATCACCGTAGTTGGTGTAATAATGCTACTTTCATCTTTTACCGTAATAAAAATAATGGAAGGTTTCAACTCTGCCATGGAGAAAATAGAAAAGGAAAATCCGGAACTGTTTTAG
- a CDS encoding tetratricopeptide repeat protein codes for MPNKSIQPAASKNMEKAIGLMENYDYSDAKKRIDMALALDPLNYEYHYIKVNLLIERRDYEGALKELHVMEKLVPDKASVYSLESRCLINLGKNFDAVGKADEALEHDRNYMQAYENKLIALQNIGLINDAFDVYYSALKVDPQDAESYAVLSELHMEMKNFDAAHESAKKAINIEKDNIKANNMLVSIARVDGGIEDYIKALSDAYVNTHYEGYIVQLTNCLYESGNREDAVKIAEKFYKINPGNMNSAHNLAHIFILENRIQDAGKVYKNSIKLNKSEFTNLQYITFLNETEQYATVLKNVDELIERYPDNDGFLYNKFYALSRSGDHKDALIIIKLLYGQNKDSILYKVEYALELALTGNSDESLRILENFEELYIDPWISMSLWSLYSMLNQYDRANEYAILAMENGIGDEFLGSFPLEVIETYLEKGWKIQAIKFIDALIERAEGELQDICIACKGCILGIDDYDKGRDILEQIGSAEKIRYLLLFKLKFTDVEINNFINRYKNEKL; via the coding sequence ATGCCTAACAAATCTATTCAACCAGCTGCATCTAAAAATATGGAAAAAGCCATTGGTTTAATGGAAAATTATGATTATTCAGATGCAAAAAAGAGAATAGATATGGCCTTAGCACTTGACCCTTTAAATTACGAATATCATTATATTAAGGTAAATCTTTTAATTGAGCGAAGGGACTATGAAGGCGCATTGAAGGAATTGCATGTTATGGAAAAACTTGTCCCGGACAAAGCTTCTGTTTATTCCCTGGAAAGCAGATGTTTAATAAATCTAGGGAAGAACTTTGATGCAGTTGGTAAAGCCGATGAAGCACTTGAGCATGACAGAAATTATATGCAAGCTTATGAAAATAAATTAATCGCATTGCAGAATATAGGTCTAATAAATGACGCATTTGATGTATATTACAGTGCGTTGAAAGTTGATCCACAGGATGCGGAATCCTATGCTGTCCTCTCGGAGCTACATATGGAAATGAAAAATTTTGATGCTGCACATGAATCAGCTAAAAAGGCTATAAACATTGAAAAAGATAACATCAAGGCCAATAACATGCTTGTTTCCATAGCGAGGGTTGATGGTGGCATTGAGGATTACATCAAGGCACTTTCGGACGCATATGTAAATACCCATTATGAGGGGTATATAGTACAACTTACTAACTGCTTATATGAGTCGGGAAACCGTGAAGATGCTGTAAAAATTGCTGAGAAATTTTATAAAATCAATCCGGGAAATATGAATTCCGCCCATAATCTTGCACACATATTTATCCTCGAAAATAGAATACAGGATGCAGGGAAAGTCTATAAAAATTCAATTAAGTTAAACAAAAGTGAATTTACCAATTTGCAGTATATTACATTTCTGAACGAAACCGAACAGTATGCAACAGTGCTAAAGAATGTAGATGAGTTAATAGAGAGGTATCCTGATAATGACGGGTTTTTGTATAACAAGTTCTATGCACTTTCCAGGAGTGGAGACCATAAGGATGCATTAATTATCATTAAACTGTTATATGGCCAGAATAAGGATTCAATTTTGTATAAAGTTGAATATGCACTTGAACTGGCGTTAACAGGAAATTCTGACGAATCCCTCAGGATACTGGAAAATTTTGAAGAGTTATACATTGACCCGTGGATTTCAATGTCTTTATGGAGTTTATACTCTATGCTCAATCAGTATGACCGTGCTAATGAATACGCCATATTAGCCATGGAAAATGGAATCGGCGATGAGTTTCTTGGTTCATTTCCACTTGAGGTAATAGAAACTTATCTTGAAAAAGGGTGGAAAATACAGGCAATAAAATTTATTGATGCCTTAATAGAACGGGCAGAAGGCGAATTGCAGGATATCTGTATTGCCTGCAAGGGATGTATTCTTGGAATAGACGACTACGATAAAGGACGTGATATTTTAGAACAAATCGGTTCAGCTGAGAAAATACGATATTTACTGTTGTTTAAACTTAAATTCACAGATGTAGAAATCAATAATTTCATTAACAGGTATAAAAATGAGAAATTATGA
- a CDS encoding MutS-related protein, with protein sequence MIKTYLLDSDGVDRYKEDLPWNSDSLIGDLGLNPILNAMSSGDQFLLKNSTTFILNSLNSIENIKYRQQVMQDFIEHRDYADKIYNITVSFITEAQKQFFWFSDNASLSMQISIGIIKLFSEKIAEIREIIGNMIGEAKSTGLKKFYSTVSDTFGPEYMATILENLERLQFKDGITMSVSLGMGNEGKDYILHKPDTGKKNIKQIVGDKIGQHYTYTLPERDISGGEEITDIRNRGVKKTAMVLKRSAQNCMEFFKELRCEIGFYISSINLLEHLKSRSGQYCFPEPQETESTALEFSGLYDLGLMLTTNSKIVPNNLDGDGKNLFVITGTNRGGKSTFLRSIGQAQLMMQAGMFVAAESYSGSVVSGIFTHFKHEEDKTMERGKFDDELSTMNLIADHIRRNSLILFNESFSSTNTREGAEVAMGITKALLESGIKIFFVSHLFEFASAMMEQNNESSVFLIAERADNGEHTYRIVEGSPSITGYGMDLYRKIFR encoded by the coding sequence ATGATAAAAACATATTTGCTTGACAGTGATGGAGTTGACAGATATAAAGAGGATTTGCCATGGAATAGCGATTCACTAATAGGCGACCTCGGGTTAAATCCAATATTAAATGCAATGTCTTCCGGCGATCAATTTCTCCTGAAAAATTCAACCACGTTCATTCTCAATAGCCTGAATTCCATAGAAAATATAAAGTACAGGCAACAGGTAATGCAGGATTTTATAGAACACCGTGATTACGCAGATAAAATATATAACATCACCGTTTCATTCATAACAGAGGCACAGAAGCAATTTTTCTGGTTCAGCGATAACGCTTCACTGTCCATGCAGATATCTATAGGAATAATAAAACTGTTTTCAGAAAAGATTGCTGAGATCAGGGAAATAATAGGCAATATGATTGGGGAAGCAAAATCTACGGGATTAAAGAAATTTTACAGTACTGTATCTGATACATTTGGCCCGGAGTATATGGCAACAATACTGGAGAATCTTGAAAGGCTGCAGTTTAAAGACGGCATAACAATGAGCGTATCTCTGGGAATGGGCAACGAAGGGAAAGATTACATACTCCATAAACCGGATACGGGAAAAAAGAATATCAAACAGATCGTTGGTGATAAAATCGGGCAGCATTATACATATACACTTCCAGAGCGGGATATTAGCGGTGGAGAAGAAATAACAGATATAAGGAACAGGGGTGTGAAAAAAACGGCAATGGTTTTGAAAAGGTCTGCCCAGAATTGCATGGAATTTTTTAAAGAGTTAAGGTGTGAAATTGGGTTCTATATATCATCAATTAACCTTCTGGAGCATTTAAAATCCAGATCCGGCCAATACTGTTTTCCTGAACCTCAGGAAACAGAAAGCACTGCACTTGAATTTTCAGGATTGTACGATCTGGGGCTCATGCTTACTACGAATTCTAAAATTGTTCCTAACAACCTGGATGGAGATGGAAAGAATTTATTTGTAATAACAGGAACCAATCGTGGAGGAAAATCAACCTTTTTGAGGAGTATAGGGCAGGCACAGTTGATGATGCAGGCAGGAATGTTTGTTGCAGCTGAAAGCTATTCTGGAAGCGTGGTTTCCGGTATATTTACACATTTCAAGCATGAAGAGGACAAAACAATGGAAAGGGGAAAATTTGATGATGAATTGTCAACAATGAATCTTATTGCCGATCACATTAGAAGAAATAGTTTGATACTGTTTAATGAGTCATTTTCATCTACCAACACACGTGAAGGTGCAGAAGTTGCAATGGGAATCACAAAGGCTTTGCTGGAAAGTGGAATAAAAATATTCTTTGTGTCACATCTCTTTGAATTTGCTTCGGCAATGATGGAGCAGAATAACGAGAGTTCAGTATTCTTAATAGCGGAACGGGCGGATAACGGTGAACATACCTATAGAATAGTTGAGGGGAGCCCGTCAATAACTGGTTATGGAATGGATTTATACAGGAAAATATTTAGATAA
- a CDS encoding mevalonate 3,5-bisphosphate decarboxylase: MDFKFEGENIKHKLVDMGLYRELINYDTVLEPGKISTGYSYPIKAFEKFLGYYDNYYKIANNPSTSFNTDFSFVYSACMYTKKDNSDMVILDGKPATGYVDRYEKPLEIFRKNTGIRGSFVFNIKRYRKYSEAKGLSESSAVASAVARSLIKNVFGEMAAKDDSYVSRYARLVSGSGTRAAINGPSIWLSYPGMQEQNSFAVKIPADVDKINYAIFPKNIDYRTSNAHSEAVQSIFYNSWLNEKYNKLNEIIDGGFNIELMMNRAMEDMYALNSVLLSRGNVIQTAESISLLKNFIEFSKKHEGIYITGDTGPSLMVMSADKSLLNQFLETVNDPKIVGSHHPEAHKKRGNEFRKESEEYFQSI, translated from the coding sequence ATGGATTTTAAATTTGAAGGGGAAAATATAAAACACAAACTGGTAGATATGGGCCTGTACAGGGAACTCATAAATTACGATACTGTTCTGGAACCGGGAAAAATTTCAACCGGTTACAGCTATCCCATTAAAGCCTTCGAGAAATTTCTGGGTTATTATGACAATTACTACAAAATTGCAAATAATCCCTCCACATCATTTAACACGGATTTCTCATTTGTCTACAGTGCCTGCATGTACACTAAAAAAGACAACTCTGACATGGTTATTCTTGATGGAAAACCTGCAACAGGATATGTTGATAGGTATGAAAAACCACTTGAAATATTCAGAAAAAATACCGGCATAAGGGGCAGCTTTGTATTCAATATTAAAAGATATAGAAAATACAGTGAAGCTAAAGGCTTAAGTGAATCTTCCGCCGTGGCATCCGCTGTTGCCAGAAGTTTGATAAAGAATGTTTTCGGTGAAATGGCCGCTAAGGATGATAGTTACGTATCCCGCTATGCAAGGTTAGTATCCGGATCCGGTACAAGGGCAGCAATTAATGGGCCATCCATATGGCTGTCTTATCCGGGAATGCAGGAACAGAATTCATTTGCTGTAAAGATTCCAGCTGATGTTGATAAAATAAACTATGCCATATTTCCTAAAAATATAGATTACCGGACCTCTAATGCACATTCTGAAGCTGTACAATCAATATTTTATAATTCCTGGTTAAATGAGAAATATAATAAATTAAATGAAATTATTGATGGAGGGTTTAACATTGAACTGATGATGAACCGTGCAATGGAGGATATGTATGCACTTAATTCTGTGCTGCTATCACGGGGAAATGTTATCCAGACAGCCGAAAGCATCAGTTTATTGAAGAATTTTATAGAATTTTCAAAAAAGCATGAGGGAATTTATATAACAGGTGACACTGGCCCTTCATTAATGGTTATGTCTGCGGATAAATCACTTTTAAACCAGTTCCTTGAAACAGTGAATGATCCAAAAATAGTGGGTTCACACCACCCTGAAGCCCATAAAAAAAGGGGAAATGAATTCCGCAAAGAATCAGAAGAATATTTTCAATCAATATAA
- a CDS encoding MutS-related protein, which produces MEFKSITFSSSINLQELDRNNTIFDDFSLRNIFSGFMGNTRNDELERLLYMPLRNIDDIFYRQEIFKDLENPEIYRIITQFAGTGSQIFYNIKRLKDLYDLQRERWLLDSVYMYSRSIENMLDNMRKAGAKSRGFTGFINYLDAYVASDEFKSLKNDAEQLEEELSSIRYLINIKGVKITVREDRDSEDYASEVKEAFSRFLDEDETIPGYDSTPGFGHVEAAVVELVAKFYPEQFNRLKDFYKRRLNFMDPVISRFLHEIFFYLKYLQYITPLEESGLQFCIPEIKGETDRIYCLEFFDLALAAKLNERKQIPVTNNIIVNRNSSVIIVTGPNNGGKTTFARSFGQLHYLALLGCPVPGKEATILHVDNIFSHFEISENPENNMGRLEEELERLHGILEKATERSLIIINEMLSSTTLKDGIEIGRNIIDKIKKMKSICMYVTFIHELSDLPGVVSYVSQVDRKYPEKRTYKVLPMKSNGMAYAMALARKYNLTYEILKGRIS; this is translated from the coding sequence ATGGAGTTTAAAAGCATAACATTCAGTAGTTCCATAAATCTGCAGGAGCTGGACAGGAATAATACAATATTTGACGATTTTTCTTTGAGAAATATTTTTTCAGGATTCATGGGAAATACCCGGAATGATGAACTGGAAAGGCTCCTCTACATGCCATTGAGGAACATTGATGACATTTTCTACAGGCAGGAAATCTTTAAAGACCTGGAAAATCCAGAGATATACAGGATTATTACACAATTTGCTGGCACAGGGTCACAGATATTTTATAATATCAAAAGGTTAAAAGATCTTTATGACCTGCAGCGTGAACGGTGGTTACTGGACTCCGTTTATATGTATTCCCGATCAATTGAAAATATGTTAGACAATATGCGAAAAGCAGGAGCAAAATCAAGAGGGTTCACCGGGTTCATAAACTATCTGGATGCTTATGTTGCCTCGGATGAATTTAAATCACTTAAAAATGACGCAGAACAACTTGAGGAGGAACTATCATCAATAAGATATCTCATAAATATCAAAGGCGTGAAAATAACTGTAAGGGAGGACCGGGATTCAGAAGATTATGCATCTGAGGTTAAAGAGGCATTTTCAAGGTTCCTGGATGAGGATGAAACAATCCCGGGATATGATTCTACTCCGGGTTTTGGCCATGTAGAAGCTGCTGTAGTGGAACTGGTGGCAAAATTCTATCCAGAGCAATTCAATAGATTAAAGGACTTTTATAAAAGAAGGTTAAATTTCATGGATCCTGTAATTTCCAGATTTCTTCATGAAATCTTTTTTTATTTGAAGTATTTACAATATATAACTCCACTTGAGGAATCCGGATTGCAGTTCTGCATACCGGAGATTAAAGGTGAAACGGATAGAATATATTGCCTGGAATTTTTTGATCTTGCACTTGCTGCCAAACTTAATGAACGCAAGCAAATTCCTGTTACTAACAATATTATTGTAAATAGAAATTCATCCGTGATTATAGTTACCGGGCCAAATAATGGTGGTAAAACAACATTTGCCAGGTCATTCGGGCAGTTACATTATCTTGCCCTGCTGGGCTGTCCGGTTCCCGGGAAAGAGGCAACTATACTTCATGTTGATAATATATTTTCACATTTTGAAATATCTGAAAATCCAGAAAATAATATGGGCAGGCTTGAAGAGGAACTGGAAAGATTACATGGCATACTTGAAAAGGCAACGGAAAGGAGCCTCATTATTATTAATGAAATGTTGAGTTCAACCACGCTTAAGGATGGAATTGAAATAGGCAGGAATATAATAGATAAAATAAAGAAAATGAAATCTATTTGCATGTATGTCACCTTTATTCATGAATTGTCTGATTTGCCCGGAGTGGTTAGCTACGTAAGCCAGGTTGACAGGAAATACCCGGAGAAAAGGACATATAAGGTTCTTCCAATGAAATCTAACGGTATGGCATATGCAATGGCACTTGCGAGGAAGTATAACCTTACATATGAAATATTGAAGGGGAGGATATCATGA
- a CDS encoding winged helix-turn-helix domain-containing protein: protein MDEKYREILEAFRNPTKMKIITLLVNNNKMTVTGMSKYIKTTRSNLYQVVSNLVSSGIVNEPEIRPKKNYVEKYYSLNDDYFAFHDENIDDEITGLPDSEYREILSSFFMAQSLNLEIIGKSIEAMTQKEIQNMRKHEKYTVFSYGTCSNSVFEKLSIAVKNELKKSVDDSGNEGMFLFLMLPSLFPDTLNRKK from the coding sequence ATGGATGAAAAATACCGGGAGATACTGGAAGCTTTCCGGAACCCTACTAAAATGAAAATCATTACATTGCTGGTTAACAACAATAAAATGACGGTTACAGGGATGTCAAAATACATAAAGACAACCCGTTCCAACCTGTATCAGGTAGTTTCTAATCTTGTCTCCAGTGGAATAGTAAATGAACCGGAGATCAGGCCAAAAAAGAATTACGTTGAAAAGTATTACAGTTTGAATGACGATTATTTTGCTTTTCATGATGAAAATATAGATGATGAAATAACAGGGCTTCCGGATAGCGAGTACAGGGAAATTTTAAGTTCATTTTTTATGGCACAATCCTTGAACCTGGAAATTATAGGAAAGTCTATTGAGGCTATGACGCAGAAAGAAATTCAAAATATGAGAAAACATGAAAAATATACAGTTTTTTCCTATGGAACATGTTCAAATTCAGTTTTTGAAAAACTTTCAATTGCTGTAAAAAACGAGCTTAAAAAATCGGTGGATGATTCAGGAAATGAGGGAATGTTTCTATTTCTAATGCTTCCATCACTTTTTCCGGATACATTGAACCGTAAGAAATAA
- a CDS encoding carbon-nitrogen hydrolase family protein: MKIAIRALQSRRMPLESAMEYISSLNFPENEIIVFPEKFITTKVDMNSLGSLLNSIKIKNTIILGSLSYVDRFVYNRSFLIRNREIIGWQDKINLYKAESTKYTSGNQLKLFNIEGLKIGILVCYDLDFPDYARILFRKHCDVIFNPSLIRRDFHSEWHLYVKTRALENRIPIISVNSISDDFQGDSIVVAPEEGVGGVRINAVTSKCDDIVYQFDTSDYSKAREQRLREENLNIQNVNFLEAPE; encoded by the coding sequence ATGAAAATAGCTATCAGGGCTTTGCAGTCGCGTAGAATGCCGTTGGAATCTGCAATGGAGTACATTTCCTCTTTAAATTTTCCCGAAAATGAAATCATTGTGTTTCCTGAGAAATTTATAACTACAAAAGTAGACATGAATTCACTTGGCAGTTTACTGAATTCTATTAAAATAAAAAATACAATTATACTGGGCAGTCTTTCATATGTTGACCGGTTTGTATATAACAGGTCTTTCCTGATCCGGAATAGAGAGATAATCGGTTGGCAGGATAAAATAAATTTATATAAGGCAGAAAGCACAAAATATACATCGGGCAACCAGCTAAAACTGTTTAATATTGAAGGACTTAAAATTGGCATACTGGTATGCTACGATCTGGATTTCCCCGATTATGCAAGGATACTTTTCAGGAAGCATTGCGATGTTATTTTTAATCCTTCCCTGATCAGAAGAGATTTCCACAGTGAATGGCATCTCTACGTTAAAACAAGGGCACTTGAAAACAGGATACCAATTATTTCTGTAAATTCAATTTCAGATGATTTTCAGGGAGACTCAATAGTGGTGGCACCGGAAGAAGGAGTAGGGGGTGTTAGAATAAATGCCGTCACATCAAAATGTGATGATATTGTATATCAATTCGATACATCAGATTATTCAAAAGCAAGAGAGCAGAGGTTGCGTGAAGAAAACCTCAATATACAGAATGTAAACTTCCTTGAAGCTCCAGAATAA